A single Alcanivorax borkumensis SK2 DNA region contains:
- a CDS encoding sigma-54-dependent transcriptional regulator, with translation MSHILIVEDEPVIRGALRKLLVRHEHSVEEAESVEQALENNLNQFDLIISDLRLPGEPGTNLIEAAGNTPVLIMTSYASLRSAVDAMRLGAVDYIPKPFDHDEMLLAVDRVLKEGRLNRGNRALRRDLERSFPVRNMVGDSPAMQELKHRISRVAPTNTPVLIMGEAGTGKELTARALHEHSKRINGPLVSIQCAALPKNLQLTELFGDDEQPGRIEEADGGTLFLDEVGELASDVQSRLLTLLTHHEIHRQGSLSPRRVDVRILASNQLDLPNRITDGSFRQDLYYRLNVMELTLPPLRDRHEDLEPLANALLARGSEKLNRPNLHFTPQALGAMHSYSWPGNVRELENVIERAIILTEEDGIGPAQLGLNPSRPPQRVSRASLDPSEDLSLEDYFTRFVMENQDSMTETELAQKLGISRKSLWERRQRLGIPRKKSSIRR, from the coding sequence ATGAGTCACATTCTGATTGTTGAAGATGAGCCCGTTATTCGCGGCGCTCTGCGCAAGCTGCTGGTACGCCATGAACACTCGGTAGAAGAAGCGGAATCCGTTGAGCAAGCCCTCGAGAACAACCTCAATCAGTTCGACCTGATCATCAGCGACCTGCGCCTACCCGGTGAACCCGGCACCAATCTGATCGAGGCGGCTGGCAATACGCCAGTGCTGATCATGACTAGCTATGCCAGCCTACGCTCTGCGGTGGACGCCATGCGACTGGGCGCAGTGGATTACATTCCCAAGCCCTTTGACCACGATGAAATGCTACTCGCCGTGGACCGGGTGCTGAAAGAGGGTCGGCTAAACCGGGGCAACCGTGCCTTACGGCGCGATTTGGAGCGCAGTTTTCCTGTCCGCAATATGGTCGGAGACAGCCCCGCTATGCAGGAACTCAAGCACCGCATCAGCCGTGTGGCGCCCACCAACACACCGGTTCTGATTATGGGCGAGGCAGGCACAGGCAAAGAGCTCACCGCCCGCGCTTTGCACGAACACAGCAAACGAATCAACGGGCCTCTCGTATCAATACAGTGCGCAGCACTGCCCAAGAACCTGCAACTCACCGAACTCTTCGGCGATGATGAACAGCCCGGGCGAATCGAAGAGGCGGATGGGGGAACCTTGTTTCTTGATGAAGTAGGAGAGCTCGCCAGCGATGTGCAAAGCCGCCTGTTGACCTTGTTAACCCATCATGAAATTCACCGGCAAGGGTCTCTGTCCCCCCGCCGTGTCGACGTGCGCATTCTTGCCAGTAACCAACTGGATTTACCCAACCGAATTACTGACGGCAGCTTCCGTCAAGACCTTTATTACCGACTCAACGTCATGGAACTGACCCTTCCTCCGCTCAGAGACCGACACGAAGACCTAGAGCCTCTAGCTAACGCACTGCTGGCAAGGGGCAGTGAGAAACTCAACCGCCCAAACCTACATTTTACGCCACAAGCCTTGGGAGCCATGCACAGCTACAGCTGGCCCGGCAATGTACGTGAACTGGAAAATGTTATCGAGAGAGCCATTATTCTCACCGAAGAAGACGGTATCGGTCCTGCTCAATTGGGTCTAAACCCTAGCCGCCCCCCCCAACGAGTCAGCCGAGCAAGTCTAGACCCCAGCGAAGACCTGTCTCTGGAGGACTATTTCACCCGTTTCGTGATGGAAAATCAGGACAGCATGACCGAAACCGAGTTAGCTCAGAAATTGGGCATAAGCCGGAAAAGCCTATGGGAACGACGCCAACGGCTGGGAATACCGCGCAAGAAGTCCAGTATTCGACGCTAA